GTTATATCGAAATATGCCTCCACGGATGCCGAGTCTGCATTGGTCTTTATCATCTCAGAGTAAGCCCTCTCACCAAGTGCAATTGACAGCGCACCGATTATTATTGATTTTCCTGCGCCTGTCTCGCCTGTAAGGACATTTAGTCCTGGCTGAAATCCCACTTTCAGTTTGTCGATTATTGCAAAGTTCTTAACCCTTAACTCTTTAAGCATTATCTTTGTTAAATACAGGATAGAGTTTATCGTAAGTCTTCATCTATAAGCCTCTTTTGAGTTTTTCAAGCACTTTCTGGGCATCGTCCCATACGAGCCACTTGTCCTTTGGGTTTCTAAGAAGATATGCAGGATGAAATGTAGGCATAAGGGGTATGCCCTCGTAACTGTAAAACCTGCCTCTGAGTTTGCTGATTGGGGTCTTTGTGCCAATAAGGGTGTGGGCTGATATTCTGCCTAGTGAAATTATTACCTTAGGCGAGATTATCTCTATCTGCTGTTTTATGAACGGAAGACAGGTGTTTATCTCGTCCTCCTCTGGGTCACGGTTAAGTGGGGGTCTACACTTTACGATATTTCCTATATAGAGTTTCTGTCTTTGAAATCCCATTTTCGTTATGAGATTGGTAAGCACCTTACCTGCCTCTCCTACAAAGGGTCTTCCTTGTATGTCCTCTTCTCCTCCTGGGGCTTCGCCTATAAACATAATAGGTGCAGATGGATTTCCTTCTCCAAAGACAATATTTTTCCTTTCCTTAGAGAGCTTGCACCTTTGACAATCTCCTATCTCTTCTCTGAGCTCTCGCAGGCTTAGGGCTCTACTGGGGATGCTAAGCGGAATCCTCTCGATGCCCAATGCCTCATAAAAGCTGAGGACTGTTTTTATATCTTCTGTAATTTCAGGACTCATCTTTCTGCCCATCTGAGCTTTGTCCTTAGAACCTGAAAATAATCCCTTTCCGAGGGCATGAGAAGATGTGTTTTAAAGGGAGACCTCTTTATTTCTACGGTGTCGTTTTCCATTAGATGAAAACCCACTTGTCCATCGAGGGTAAGAGAGACATCCTCTGTCTTTGACCTGAGCGTAACCTCTATCAAAGCATCGTCAGGAAGCACGATTGGCCTGTTTGTGAGTGTATGCGGGCATATAGGAGTGAGCACCATGTTGTCAATCGTTGGATAAAGGAGCGGGCCTCCTGCTGAAAGACTATATGCAGTCGAGCCTGTTGGTGTTGACACTATTATACCGTCTGCCTTAAATAGGGCAACATAGGATTTGTTTATGTATGTTTCGAGGTCAATGATTCTTGCCAGTGCGCCTTTTGTTATAACAACATCGTTAAGGACAGTATATTCAGCTATCCTTTTCCCATGCCTTAAGACAGAGGCATTAAGCATCATTCGCTCCTGAATTGGGCATTGTGCCTGAAGAATCTTATCGAGGGCAGAAGGAAGCTCCTCTTTGGAGAGCTCTGTTATAAAGCCCAGTCCTCCTAAATTGACCCCTAAGATGGGTATTGCCTTTTCGGAAACGAGCCTCGAAACGGAAAGCATGGTTCCATCTCCGCCAAGCACAATTACCATCTCAACAAGAGACGGTATCTCGGAACGGGGATGCCCCTTCATGCCAAGGGCAGTTGCTGTCTCGATGTCCAGAAATGTCTCCACCCCTTTTGCATGAAGCCATGGAAGGAGGTCTTTAAGTATCTCCAAAGGCTCGGGTCTTCCTGCCTTGCATATGATTCCAATCTTTTTCATTATGAAATTATAACATGACAGGAGTAGCTTTCACCCTGAAATAGCGATAGAACCTCTCTAAAGAGAAAAACCCCCTTCCCTGTTGCCTCACACCTTTTGTCATTCTCCGACTTGTTCGGGGAATCCAGTCCTTTGTTGTCATTACATTCGTTGCCATCTCCTTTTTTTATATGTTCAGATGTTTTCGACTAAGTCTTTGTCTTTATTTGGTTTTTCAGCCATTTCACAGTTCAAATGTTCAGATAAATCATGGTTTTCTTGAACATATTGCTCATTGATTTTTAAGGGATTTTCTTTTGAACCTTCTGTCTGTTCAAATCCCTGTTCAGATAAATTGGGTTTTACCAGTGAATCTAAAGGGTTTTCCTGTTCAAATAACCTTGCCTTAGAAA
The sequence above is a segment of the Nitrospirota bacterium genome. Coding sequences within it:
- a CDS encoding uracil-DNA glycosylase; its protein translation is MSPEITEDIKTVLSFYEALGIERIPLSIPSRALSLRELREEIGDCQRCKLSKERKNIVFGEGNPSAPIMFIGEAPGGEEDIQGRPFVGEAGKVLTNLITKMGFQRQKLYIGNIVKCRPPLNRDPEEDEINTCLPFIKQQIEIISPKVIISLGRISAHTLIGTKTPISKLRGRFYSYEGIPLMPTFHPAYLLRNPKDKWLVWDDAQKVLEKLKRGL
- a CDS encoding NAD(+)/NADH kinase; amino-acid sequence: MKKIGIICKAGRPEPLEILKDLLPWLHAKGVETFLDIETATALGMKGHPRSEIPSLVEMVIVLGGDGTMLSVSRLVSEKAIPILGVNLGGLGFITELSKEELPSALDKILQAQCPIQERMMLNASVLRHGKRIAEYTVLNDVVITKGALARIIDLETYINKSYVALFKADGIIVSTPTGSTAYSLSAGGPLLYPTIDNMVLTPICPHTLTNRPIVLPDDALIEVTLRSKTEDVSLTLDGQVGFHLMENDTVEIKRSPFKTHLLMPSERDYFQVLRTKLRWAER